In Bos indicus isolate NIAB-ARS_2022 breed Sahiwal x Tharparkar chromosome 19, NIAB-ARS_B.indTharparkar_mat_pri_1.0, whole genome shotgun sequence, the following proteins share a genomic window:
- the PAFAH1B1 gene encoding platelet-activating factor acetylhydrolase IB subunit beta, giving the protein MVLSQRQRDELNRAIADYLRSNGYEEAYSVFKKEAELDMNEELDKKYAGLLEKKWTSVIRLQKKVMELESKLNEAKEEFTSGGPLGQKRDPKEWIPRPPEKYALSGHRSPVTRVIFHPVFSVMVSASEDATIKVWDYETGDFERTLKGHTDSVQDISFDHSGKLLASCSADMTIKLWDFQGFECIRTMHGHDHNVSSVAIMPNGDHIVSASRDKTIKMWEVQTGYCVKTFTGHREWVRMVRPNQDGTLIASCSNDQTVRVWVVATKECKAELREHEHVVECISWAPESSYSSISEATGSETKKSGKPGPFLLSGSRDKTIKMWDVSTGMCLMTLVGHDNWVRGVLFHSGGKFILSCADDKTLRVWDYKNKRCMKTLNAHEHFVTSLDFHKTAPYVVTGSVDQTVKVWECR; this is encoded by the exons AAATCGAGCTATAGCAGATTATCTTCGTTCAAATGGCTACGAAGAAgcatattcagtttttaaaaaggaagctgAATTAGATATG aatGAAGAATTAGATAAGAAATATGCTggtcttttggaaaaaaaatggacatcTGTTATTAGATTACAAAAGAAG GTTATGGAATTAGAATCAAAGTTAAATGAAGCAAAAGAAGAATTTACGTCGGGTGGACCTCTTGGTCAGAAAAGAGACCCAAAAGAATGGATTCCCCGTCCACCAGAAAAATATGCATTGAGTGGTCATAGGAGTCCAGTCACTCGAGTCATTTTCCATCCTGTGTTCAGTGTTATGGTCTCTGCTTCAGAGGATGCTACAATTAAG GTGTGGGATTATGAGACTGGAGATTTTGAACGAACTCTTAAGGGGCATACAGACTCTGTACAGGATATTTCATTCGACCACAGTGGCAAGCTTCTGGCTTCATGTTCTGCAGATATGACCATTAAGCTATGGGATTTTCAGGGCTTTGAATGCATCAGAACCATGCATG gCCATGACCACAATGTTTCTTCAGTAGCCATCATGCCCAATGGAGATCATATAGTGTCTGCCTCAAgggataaaactataaaaatgtgGGAAGTGCAAACTGG CTACTGTGTGAAGACATTCACAGGACACAGAGAATGGGTACGTATGGTGCGGCCAAATCAAGACGGCACTCTGATAGCCAGCTGTTCCAATGACCAGACTGTGCGTGTATGGGTCGTAGCAACAAAGGAATGCAAGGCTGAGCTTCGAGAACATGAGCATGTGGTAGAATGCATTTCCTGGGCTCCTGAAAGCTCATATTCTTCCATCTCTGAAGCAACAGGATCTGAG ACTAAAAAAAGTGGCAAACCTGGGCCATTCTTACTGTCCGGATCCAGGGACAAGACTATCAAGATGTGGGATGTCAGTACTGGCATGTGCCTTATGACCCTG gtggGTCATGATAACTGGGTACGTGGAGTTCTGTTCCATTCTGGGGGGAAGTTTATTTTGAGTTGCGCTGATGACAAGACCCTGCGCGTGTGGGATTACAAGAACAAGCGATGCATGAAGACCCTCAATGCGCATGAACACTTTGTTACCTCCTTGG atttccatAAGACGGCCCCATATGTGGTTACTGGCAGTGTAGATCAAACAGTAAAGGTGTGGGAGTGTCGTTGA